A window of Thermodesulfovibrionales bacterium contains these coding sequences:
- the pgsA gene encoding CDP-diacylglycerol--glycerol-3-phosphate 3-phosphatidyltransferase gives MPQIKLNNLKPFWNLPTILTVSRIIIIPLFVLAVRYHPVAGVLIFLIASATDFLDGYFARKTGKITEFGMILDPIADKFLIITALIVLVDMGRLNVWIAIIMIARDFLITGLRVVALSKDIIIPAEIGGKLKTTLQTLGIILLILWDSTGLELQDAGTVIIWLAMFLSVISGINYTISFRKAMRNRQ, from the coding sequence GTGCCACAGATTAAATTAAATAACCTGAAACCCTTCTGGAACCTGCCAACCATCCTTACAGTTAGCAGAATAATAATTATTCCGCTTTTTGTTCTGGCAGTAAGATACCATCCCGTTGCAGGAGTTTTAATTTTTCTCATCGCTTCTGCAACAGATTTTCTTGATGGTTACTTTGCAAGAAAAACAGGAAAGATTACAGAGTTCGGAATGATACTTGACCCAATTGCTGATAAATTTCTTATTATCACAGCACTGATTGTACTTGTGGATATGGGAAGATTAAACGTATGGATAGCGATAATCATGATAGCAAGGGATTTCTTGATAACAGGTCTGAGGGTTGTTGCTCTTTCAAAGGATATTATAATACCTGCAGAAATTGGTGGAAAACTCAAGACCACACTCCAGACCCTGGGTATTATCCTTCTTATTCTCTGGGACAGTACCGGCCTGGAGCTTCAGGATGCGGGAACGGTAATTATATGGTTAGCAATGTTTTTATCAGTGATATCAGGAATAAATTATACAATCAGCTTTAGAAAGGCTATGAGGAACAGACAGTGA